Proteins encoded by one window of Salvia splendens isolate huo1 chromosome 14, SspV2, whole genome shotgun sequence:
- the LOC121764289 gene encoding short-chain dehydrogenase ptmH-like, translating to MTDERKVVLITGCGKGGIGYDYCKAFSALNCSVFASDVPHRLPDLADLQSDDNVETLELDVSSDSSVASAVDLVISRRGRIDILINNAGIGSPGPLTELHLDAVRRAYEINALGQLRVAQRVVPHMAARGRGTIVNVGSVVGRVPTPWAGSYCATKAYVHAMSHALRVELSPFGVNVVLVLPGAVRSGFGSNNVERLKDCEWRMYKSFSESIAERAEASQSGKSMDAAVFARHVARKVLSSSPPKTIVYGHMTGLFRFLSWSPLWVRDLFFTKRFKLNKVVVR from the coding sequence ATGACCGACGAGCGTAAGGTCGTTCTAATCACCGGCTGCGGCAAAGGCGGCATCGGCTACGACTACTGCAAGGCCTTCTCCGCTCTCAACTGCTCCGTCTTCGCCTCCGACGTCCCCCATCGCCTCCCGGACCTTGCCGACCTGCAGTCCGACGACAACGTCGAGACCCTAGAGCTCGACGTCTCCTCGGACTCTAGTGTCGCGAGCGCCGTCGACCTCGTCATATCCCGGCGTGGCAGGATCGACATCCTGATCAACAACGCCGGGATCGGGAGTCCCGGCCCGCTCACCGAGCTCCACCTCGACGCCGTGCGGAGGGCGTACGAGATCAACGCGCTGGGCCAGCTGCGGGTGGCCCAGCGCGTGGTCCCGCACATGGCCGCGCGCGGACGCGGGACCATCGTGAACGTGGGGAGCGTGGTCGGCCGGGTGCCGACCCCGTGGGCGGGCTCGTACTGCGCCACGAAGGCGTACGTCCACGCGATGTCGCACGCGCTTCGGGTCGAACTGAGCCCGTTCGGGGTTAATGTGGTGCTGGTGCTGCCCGGGGCGGTGCGGTCGGGGTTTGGGAGCAATAACGTGGAGAGATTGAAGGATTGCGAGTGGAGAATGTATAAGAGTTTTAGCGAATCTATAGCGGAGAGGGCAGAGGCGTCGCAGAGTGGGAAGTCGATGGATGCGGCCGTGTTCGCTAGGCATGTGGCGAGGAAGGTCTTGAGTTCGAGTCCGCCGAAGACGATCGTGTACGGTCACATGACGGGGCTGTTTAGGTTTCTGTCGTGGTCGCCGCTTTGGGTGAGGGATCTCTTCTTTACGAAGAGGTTTAAATTAAACAAGGTGGTCGTGCGATGA
- the LOC121765602 gene encoding prostamide/prostaglandin F synthase-like, producing the protein MAKIISPRITTSTTSLLFPSPLPQKSLFPSQSFVNSTNSITTPRFRLKLNRPSLMVEASSAAASSSVVPDDISDVLGEVSIFTAAGEPVQLKHLWDQQEGIAVVALLRHFGCFCCWELAASLKEAKVKFDSAGVKLIAVGVGTPDKARLLAERLPFPMESLYADPDRKAYDVLGLYYGFRRTFLNPASTKVFSRYEELKKAMKNYTIKATPDDTSSVLQQGGMLVFKGKQLLYARKDEGTGDHAPLDEIFDICCKVPTP; encoded by the exons ATGGCGAAAATCATATCTCCACGAATTACCACATCAACCACTTCTCTTCTTTTTCCATCTCCCCTCCCTCAGAAATCATTATTCCCTTCCCAATCCTTCGTTAACTCAACTAATTCCATCACCACACCTCGTTTTCGGTTGAAACTTAATAGGCCATCGCTCATGGTGGAGGCGTcgtccgccgccgcctcctcctccgtcGTGCCCGATGACATATCGGATGTTCTAGGCGAAGTCAGCATCTTCACCGCCGCCGGTGAGCCCGTGCAATTGAAGCACCTTTGGGATCAGCAAGAG GGAATTGCCGTTGTTGCACTCTTGAGACACTTTGGGTGTTTTTGTTG CTGGGAGCTTGCTGCATCACTTAAAGAAGCAAAGGTGAAATTTGACTCAGCTGGTGTGAAATTAATTGCTGTAGGTGTTGGAACTCCTGACAAAGCTCGCCTTCTTGCTGAAAGA CTACCGTTTCCTATGGAGTCCCTCTATGCTGACCCTGATCGTAAG GCATATGATGTTTTGGGCTTGTATTATGGTTTTCGCCGGACATTTCTCAACCCCGCTAGT ACCAAAGTATTTTCAAGATATGAGGAACTGAAGAAGGCCATGAAAAACTACACTATCAAAGCCACTCCAGATGATACTAGTAGCGTGCTGCAACAG GGAGGAATGCTTGTATTTAAAGGAAAGCAGTTGCTCTATGCAAGGAAGGATGAAGGGACTGGCGACCATGCTCCCTTGGATGAAATCTTCGATATCTGCTGCAAGGTCCCTACTCCTTGA
- the LOC121764290 gene encoding putative nuclease HARBI1, with product MDRNAFGRLCILLRDVGGLRNGRYVLLEEQVAIFLNILAHHKKIRPAGFHFKRSGETISHYVHLVLKAVLRLHTILLPQPDPVTNTCVDNRWKHFKGCIGALDGTYINVLVSNADKPRYRSRKGQIATNTLAACDRNMRFMYFLPGWEGSAGDSRVLRDAITRDRGLRVPKGNYYLCDNGYANCEGFLTPFKNVRYHLKEWGVGNQRPQNARELFNLRHSKARNIIERAFAVLKMRWGILRSASFYPIKIQIRMIMACFLLHNYIRGEMTNDPIEEQIAGDTQLGVVEDADGEIEYVDQVETSAAWTQMREDLANSMWNNPSNVDDNNRQ from the exons ATGGATAGGAATGCATTTGGTCGTTTATGTATCTTGTTGAGAGACGTGGGTGGGCTGCGAAATGGTAGATATGTCTTACTAGAGGAACAAGTAGCTATTTTTCTAAACATCCTAGCACACCACAAGAAAATTCGTCCAGCTGGGTTTCATTTTAAGCGGTCCGGGGAAACAATTTCGCATTATGTTCATCTTGTGCTGAAAGCAGTTCTCAGACTTCATACCATTCTTTTGCCCCAACCTGATCCAGTAACGAATACGTGTGTTGATAATCGGTGGAAACATTTTAAG GGCTGTATTGGCGCATTGGATGGGACCTACATAAATGTCCTTGTAAGTAACGCGGATAAGCCACGCTATCGATCTCGCAAGGGGCAAATCGCAACTAACACTCTTGCTGCCTGCGACCGCAACATGAGATTCATGTATTTTCTACCCGGGTGGGAGGGATCTGCCGGCGATTCTCGAGTGCTAAGGGATGCCATTACAAGAGACCGGGGATTGAGGGTGCCCAAAG GAAATTACTACCTATGCGATAATGGATACGCCAATTGTGAAGGATTCTTGACGCCGTTCAAAAATGTTCGTTATCATTTGAAGGAATGGGGCGTCGGTAACCAAAGACCCCAAAATGCTCGTGAATTGTTTAATTTAAGGCACAGCAAGGCCCGTAATATTATCGAGCGAGCTTTTGCTGTCCTAAAAATGAGATGGGGAATTTTGCGAAGTGCTAGCTTCTATCCGATCAAGATCCAAATACGGATGATAATGGCTTGCTTTTTACTGCACAATTATATTCGTGGTGAGATGACCAACGACCCAATAGAGGAACAAATTGCGGGTGACACACAACTTGGTGTTGTAGAAGATGCTGATGGTGAAATTGAATATGTTGATCAAGTTGAGACATCTGCTGCTTGGACTCAAATGAGAGAAGATTTGGCTAACTCTATGTGGAACAAT CCTTCTAATGTCGACGACAACAACCGACAGTGA
- the LOC121764291 gene encoding uncharacterized protein LOC121764291 has protein sequence MHSFSSSNSSTQSGKRPPSFRSALHTVRKPTKKPIAPLPPAPPRIYKVAPVEFKDVVQKLTGGGVELQPTRLLREVAPPPLSLHPQHRSENEEEKRQKSVDACFGILSPLGFSISPSSLAWCSAVLLSPGTLASFDPNLLL, from the coding sequence ATGCATTCTTTCTCATCATCAAACTCCTCAACTCAGAGTGGGAAACGGCCGCCGTCATTCCGGTCGGCGCTCCACACGGTACGTAAACCTACCAAGAAGCCCATCGCTCCGCTTCCACCGGCCCCACCAAGAATCTACAAGGTGGCACCTGTCGAGTTCAAGGATGTGGTCCAGAAGCTGACGGGCGGTGGAGTCGAGCTCCAGCCCACCCGGCTGCTGCGGGAGGTGGCGCCGCCCCCTCTCAGCCTCCACCCACAGCATCGTTCAGAAAATGAAGAGGAGAAGAGGCAGAAATCAGTGGACGCTTGTTTTGGGATTCTGAGCCCGCTCGGGTTTAGCATATCGCCGTCATCGCTGGCGTGGTGTTCGGCTGTGCTTCTCAGTCCAGGAACACTTGCTTCCTTCGACCCAAATCTACTTCTTTAG